In Bacteroidia bacterium, a genomic segment contains:
- a CDS encoding glycosyl hydrolase produces the protein MTHKALFTLLIIVFSIHYQAFSQKKAKKEDAPATTTEEKDPMNSGTFSGLKFRAIGPALTSGRIADFAVNPKNRAEYYVAVACGGVWKTVNAGTTYEPVFDGEGSYSIGCVTIDPNNPATVWVGSGENNAQRSVAYGDGVYKSTDGGKSWKNMGLKESEHIGNIVVDPSNSNIVFVAAHGPLWRSGGDRGLYKTIDGGKNWKKVLEVDENTGVNEVIMDPRDPHVLYASTWQRTRRVWTFISGGPGSALYKSTDGGETWEKSQSGFPGGDLGRIGMAISPVNPDVLYAILDAEGGKGGVFRSTNRGVTWEKRGDLVTSGNYYQELFCDPVNVDRVYAMDMLNMVSDDGGKTWNRLGEENKHVDNHAFWIDPAFPDYYLSGCDGGIYESFDRGQNWQFKANLSVTQFYKVAVDEAEPFYNVYGGTQDNYSLGGPSRTSSPSGILNADWFVTNGGDGFESQIDPKDPNIVYAQSQYGGLVRFDKQSGEDIFIKPMEGKGEAAFRWNWDAPLLISPHNHKRLYFAANKLFKSEDRGDNWKAISGDLSRQLDRNTLPVMGKVWGVDAVEKNISTSIYGNIVALDESPKKEGLIYVGTDDGLIQVTENTGETWRKIEAFPGIPERTYVNMLLASLHDVNTVYAAFNNHKNGDFKPYLLKSTDRGQSWTSITANLPERGSVYAIAEDHVDPNLLFVGTEFGLFFTSDGGKKWIQLKSGLPTIAVRDIAIQRRENDLVLATFGRGFYVLDDYSCLRNISKETFAQEATIFPVKDALLFVEYSPLGGRGKSFQGASLFTAENPPVGAVFTYYLKDSPKTLTQIRKDREKEAEKAGEAIKYPTFEEMRAEDNEESAYTLFTITDEKGEIVNRIKGGTGKGINRMVWNFRYASSMPIQSGGGGRRGFGGGGGYLALPGKYFVSMAISVNGQMRELVGPQPFMVNPLNNLTLPATDQAAALAFQKDATELYRVIRGASDLHKELTEKNTRIMETCRIYPKVPASILGEAREAAQALIKIDLLLNGDASVEKRQFEVAPSINDRISRALFGLYSARTSPTGTMLEQYNIAREEFEQVKSMLRDVVENIKDIEEKLEAVKAPYTPGRTTVLED, from the coding sequence ATGACACACAAAGCACTCTTTACCCTCCTTATTATTGTGTTTTCTATTCATTATCAAGCCTTTTCACAAAAGAAGGCCAAGAAAGAAGACGCCCCCGCAACGACTACCGAAGAAAAGGATCCGATGAATTCCGGCACCTTCTCCGGGCTAAAATTCAGAGCCATTGGCCCGGCTTTAACCTCGGGCAGAATTGCGGATTTTGCAGTTAATCCCAAAAATCGGGCAGAATATTATGTGGCCGTTGCCTGTGGCGGGGTCTGGAAAACTGTCAATGCCGGGACGACTTACGAGCCCGTGTTTGACGGCGAAGGCTCCTACTCTATCGGCTGCGTGACGATAGACCCCAACAATCCGGCGACCGTATGGGTAGGCTCTGGCGAAAACAATGCCCAGCGGAGCGTCGCCTACGGCGACGGGGTCTATAAATCCACCGATGGTGGTAAATCCTGGAAAAATATGGGACTCAAAGAGTCCGAACATATCGGCAACATTGTCGTCGATCCCAGCAACTCCAATATCGTTTTTGTCGCAGCCCATGGCCCACTTTGGCGCTCCGGGGGAGACCGGGGACTTTATAAAACCATTGATGGCGGTAAAAACTGGAAGAAAGTTCTCGAAGTGGATGAAAATACCGGGGTCAACGAAGTCATCATGGACCCCCGCGATCCCCATGTACTCTATGCTTCTACCTGGCAGCGCACCCGCAGGGTGTGGACCTTCATCAGCGGCGGCCCCGGGTCAGCTCTGTATAAGTCTACCGATGGCGGCGAAACCTGGGAAAAATCTCAAAGCGGATTCCCCGGCGGGGATCTGGGAAGAATCGGTATGGCTATTTCTCCGGTAAACCCAGATGTATTGTATGCCATTCTGGACGCAGAAGGCGGCAAAGGAGGGGTATTTCGTTCGACCAACCGGGGGGTTACCTGGGAAAAACGCGGGGACCTTGTTACCAGTGGAAACTATTATCAGGAGCTTTTTTGTGATCCGGTAAATGTAGATCGTGTCTATGCTATGGACATGCTCAACATGGTTTCCGACGATGGCGGAAAAACATGGAACCGACTGGGCGAAGAAAACAAACATGTCGACAACCACGCTTTCTGGATTGACCCAGCCTTCCCCGATTACTATCTCTCAGGATGCGACGGCGGTATTTATGAAAGTTTTGATCGCGGACAAAACTGGCAATTTAAGGCAAACCTGTCGGTTACCCAGTTTTATAAAGTTGCGGTTGATGAAGCAGAACCATTTTACAATGTGTATGGTGGTACTCAGGACAATTACAGCCTGGGAGGGCCTTCACGTACAAGCAGCCCTTCGGGCATCCTCAATGCCGATTGGTTTGTAACCAATGGCGGTGACGGATTTGAATCACAAATAGATCCCAAAGATCCCAATATCGTCTATGCACAATCTCAGTACGGGGGGTTAGTTCGTTTTGACAAACAAAGCGGGGAAGATATCTTCATTAAACCCATGGAAGGAAAAGGAGAAGCAGCTTTTCGCTGGAACTGGGATGCGCCTCTGCTCATTAGCCCGCATAATCATAAGAGGCTGTATTTTGCCGCAAATAAACTCTTCAAAAGCGAAGATCGCGGCGATAACTGGAAAGCCATCAGCGGAGATTTAAGCAGACAATTAGATAGAAATACTCTTCCTGTAATGGGCAAAGTATGGGGGGTGGATGCCGTTGAAAAGAACATATCTACCTCTATTTACGGAAACATCGTAGCCCTTGACGAATCGCCTAAAAAAGAAGGCCTGATTTATGTCGGCACAGATGACGGACTGATTCAGGTTACCGAAAATACAGGGGAAACCTGGCGAAAAATTGAAGCCTTTCCCGGAATACCGGAAAGAACCTACGTCAATATGCTGCTTGCATCCCTCCACGATGTCAATACAGTTTATGCGGCATTCAACAACCACAAAAACGGAGACTTCAAACCCTACCTGCTCAAAAGCACCGATAGGGGGCAGTCATGGACAAGTATTACCGCAAACCTTCCGGAAAGAGGTTCTGTTTATGCGATAGCAGAAGACCATGTGGATCCCAACCTTTTATTTGTCGGAACCGAATTTGGGCTTTTCTTCACCTCCGATGGCGGTAAAAAATGGATTCAACTCAAAAGCGGGCTACCGACCATCGCGGTACGCGACATAGCGATCCAACGCAGAGAAAATGACCTGGTGCTGGCTACATTTGGCAGGGGTTTTTATGTGCTTGATGACTATAGCTGTCTGAGAAATATCTCCAAAGAAACCTTTGCGCAGGAAGCGACCATTTTCCCGGTAAAAGATGCGCTTCTTTTTGTAGAGTATAGCCCTTTGGGAGGCAGAGGAAAAAGTTTCCAGGGAGCATCCCTTTTTACAGCAGAAAACCCACCGGTTGGGGCAGTATTTACTTACTATCTTAAAGATTCTCCCAAAACGCTGACGCAAATTCGCAAAGACCGGGAAAAAGAAGCTGAGAAAGCCGGAGAAGCAATCAAGTACCCGACTTTTGAGGAAATGCGTGCGGAGGACAATGAAGAATCTGCCTATACGCTATTCACGATTACAGATGAAAAAGGTGAAATCGTCAACCGGATCAAAGGCGGTACAGGTAAGGGTATTAACCGTATGGTCTGGAATTTCCGGTATGCCTCCAGCATGCCCATTCAATCAGGTGGTGGCGGACGCAGAGGTTTTGGTGGAGGTGGCGGGTATCTGGCCCTTCCTGGTAAGTACTTTGTGTCAATGGCAATCAGTGTCAATGGCCAAATGCGCGAACTGGTAGGTCCACAACCATTTATGGTTAATCCGCTCAATAACCTCACCCTTCCCGCAACTGATCAGGCTGCTGCACTGGCCTTTCAAAAAGATGCCACAGAACTGTATCGGGTGATCCGGGGAGCCAGCGACCTGCATAAAGAACTGACAGAAAAAAATACACGCATTATGGAGACCTGCAGGATTTACCCAAAAGTACCCGCATCCATACTTGGAGAGGCACGGGAAGCCGCGCAGGCGCTGATCAAAATTGACCTGCTGCTCAACGGAGATGCCAGCGTCGAAAAACGGCAGTTTGAAGTAGCCCCTTCCATCAACGATCGCATAAGCCGGGCATTATTTGGCCTTTACAGCGCACGCACTTCTCCAACAGGTACGATGCTTGAGCAATACAATATAGCCAGGGAAGAGTTTGAACAGGTAAAAAGCATGCTTCGTGACGTAGTAGAGAATATCAAGGATATTGAAGAAAAACTGGAAGCAGTAAAAGCGCCTTATACCCCTGGAAGAACTACAGTTTTAGAAGACTAA
- a CDS encoding T9SS type A sorting domain-containing protein, protein MNQKAFLILGVIAFVCTIRSFSQPLFNNSLPTSLPELEANFIHWSGEHSLDSTKGWKWYARWQEHYMARADGKGNPSDPSVVFSEIMKAHRLRSQGHIASARTANWSPVGPMAVPASPDPTSQHGMGRINTVLFHPTDPQTFWVGVAQGGIWKTTNSGQSWTPLTDDLPILRISDIALDPSNPQVMYASIGDYAYMGVALNLDNRKRHTHYGLGVYKTTDGGLTWNPTGLGFSQTQLDGSLIRRVFVHPSQPNTLLAAGIDGIWKSWDGGQIWSHISDSLIWDIEKHPANPNILYASTGFVATLQQGTAGIMKSTDFGDTWTVQNTPFPGKNAVQRIELAISPSDPEYVYALACNMARGFYGLSRTTNGGSTWELQSDQNSAPNILHWYEGNSGNDGQGTYDLTILVDPNNKDRIYTGGINLWGSDDGGASWKGISYWRGDFGPSVHADQHFLSYNPLDDKFYICNDGGIMRTDSLIFGSWEDAFSTGGYNWPTQWEDISDGINVTSFYRIGITSAFPDNLIAGAQDNSTFFKTGNAWLNIIGGDGMECIIHPDDPGTIYGSYQYGGLTRSYDGGQNIDYGIASAITSGAGEAGAWTTPYVLHPNDPDSVYAAFGNLWISDDGGDVWTKKSNFAPMTGVGYPSPASALAVAPSNPQVIYLAKRIYHSFNQPSELWRTTNGGDSWTNITAGLPDSLFFSDLTVADNNPMKLWVTVSGFTPGGKVFTSDNGGNSWTDISLNLPNLPANTIVYQPGTTANLVYAGMDRGIWILSDTASEWQLYSENLPNVIISELEIDPVAGKIYAATFGRGVWVSDVVETNPPASLYQNQLYKLVATIYPNPGKGNFTLELHDARMPKVDLQIIDIMGRQIFSHSIFPLQGEYRGDFSQNLSPGRYFIRLTAGGRSKVLSYLVE, encoded by the coding sequence ATGAATCAAAAGGCTTTTCTGATTTTGGGAGTAATAGCTTTCGTTTGCACCATCCGGAGCTTCAGTCAGCCTTTGTTCAATAACTCTTTACCTACTTCCTTACCAGAACTGGAAGCAAACTTTATCCATTGGTCAGGCGAACATTCTCTCGACAGCACCAAAGGATGGAAGTGGTATGCACGATGGCAGGAACATTATATGGCCCGCGCTGACGGAAAAGGAAATCCCTCGGACCCATCGGTTGTTTTTAGCGAAATCATGAAAGCTCATCGGCTGCGGTCGCAGGGGCATATTGCCTCTGCCCGTACAGCCAACTGGTCTCCCGTTGGTCCAATGGCCGTACCAGCGAGCCCTGATCCCACTTCCCAACACGGAATGGGACGCATAAACACGGTTCTGTTTCACCCCACAGATCCTCAAACTTTCTGGGTAGGTGTTGCACAGGGCGGTATATGGAAAACTACCAATAGCGGTCAATCCTGGACCCCGCTTACCGATGACCTGCCCATTCTCCGAATCAGTGATATTGCCCTTGACCCTTCGAATCCGCAGGTCATGTACGCCTCGATTGGAGATTATGCCTATATGGGCGTTGCGCTCAACCTTGACAACCGCAAACGCCATACCCATTACGGACTCGGTGTGTACAAAACTACCGACGGAGGACTTACCTGGAACCCTACCGGACTCGGATTTAGCCAGACACAGCTGGATGGATCGCTGATCCGGCGCGTATTTGTCCATCCCTCCCAACCCAATACGCTTTTGGCAGCGGGAATAGACGGTATCTGGAAATCGTGGGATGGCGGACAAATTTGGAGCCATATTTCTGACAGCCTCATCTGGGATATTGAAAAACATCCTGCCAACCCTAACATCCTCTATGCCTCTACGGGGTTTGTTGCAACCCTTCAACAGGGAACAGCCGGCATCATGAAATCTACAGATTTTGGCGATACCTGGACAGTACAAAACACGCCATTCCCCGGAAAAAATGCCGTGCAGCGCATAGAGCTGGCGATTTCTCCCTCCGATCCTGAATATGTCTATGCCCTTGCCTGCAATATGGCTCGCGGGTTTTATGGGCTATCCCGCACCACCAACGGAGGTTCAACCTGGGAATTACAATCTGACCAGAATTCCGCCCCCAATATCCTCCACTGGTATGAGGGAAACAGCGGGAACGATGGGCAGGGAACCTATGACCTGACCATTCTCGTGGATCCCAACAACAAAGACCGGATATATACCGGAGGAATCAACCTCTGGGGTTCTGACGATGGTGGCGCTTCCTGGAAGGGCATTTCTTACTGGCGGGGCGATTTTGGCCCCAGTGTCCATGCAGATCAGCATTTTCTCAGTTATAATCCACTGGATGACAAATTTTATATTTGCAATGACGGGGGCATTATGCGCACCGATTCGCTAATCTTCGGGTCATGGGAAGATGCATTCTCCACTGGCGGTTATAACTGGCCTACGCAATGGGAAGATATCAGCGATGGAATCAACGTTACTTCCTTTTATCGGATAGGAATCACCTCCGCATTTCCGGATAATCTTATAGCCGGAGCTCAGGACAATTCGACTTTTTTCAAGACCGGCAATGCCTGGTTGAATATTATCGGTGGGGATGGAATGGAATGCATTATTCACCCTGACGATCCCGGTACTATTTATGGATCATATCAATACGGCGGACTCACGCGATCTTATGACGGTGGGCAGAATATAGATTATGGAATTGCGAGTGCCATTACGTCCGGTGCAGGAGAAGCAGGGGCATGGACCACCCCCTATGTTCTTCACCCCAATGACCCCGACTCTGTTTACGCAGCTTTTGGCAATCTATGGATATCTGACGATGGCGGTGATGTCTGGACAAAAAAGTCCAACTTTGCACCCATGACAGGGGTTGGTTATCCTTCGCCAGCCTCAGCCCTTGCAGTCGCACCTTCAAACCCACAGGTGATTTATCTTGCAAAAAGAATTTACCACAGTTTTAATCAGCCATCAGAATTGTGGCGCACAACCAATGGGGGCGACTCATGGACAAATATAACCGCAGGTCTGCCAGACTCGCTCTTTTTCTCAGACCTGACAGTAGCAGATAACAATCCCATGAAACTGTGGGTTACCGTGAGCGGATTTACCCCTGGCGGAAAAGTCTTTACCTCAGATAACGGCGGAAACAGCTGGACAGATATTTCATTAAACCTGCCCAACCTGCCAGCCAACACCATCGTGTATCAGCCGGGGACTACCGCCAATCTGGTTTATGCTGGAATGGACAGAGGTATTTGGATATTGAGCGATACCGCCAGCGAATGGCAACTTTACAGCGAGAATCTTCCCAATGTCATCATCAGCGAACTGGAGATCGATCCGGTTGCTGGCAAAATATATGCAGCTACTTTCGGCCGGGGTGTATGGGTCAGCGACGTGGTGGAAACAAACCCACCAGCCTCCTTATACCAAAACCAACTATACAAACTGGTCGCGACTATTTATCCCAATCCGGGTAAAGGCAATTTCACATTGGAATTGCACGATGCCCGGATGCCGAAAGTAGATTTGCAAATCATCGACATAATGGGCAGGCAGATTTTCAGCCATTCTATTTTTCCCCTTCAGGGAGAATATCGCGGCGATTTTTCACAGAATCTTTCCCCCGGCCGATACTTTATCCGACTTACTGCAGGGGGCCGTTCCAAAGTCCTTTCATATCTGGTAGAATAG
- the trxA gene encoding thioredoxin, with protein sequence MTHPFDFQKDVLIKSTEIPVVVDFWAPWCAPCRILGPVIEELAAEANGRWELVKLNTEEQQQVAQQYNIKSIPNVKMFFEGKVVAEFSGALPKYQIEKWLSRHLPDPRTRTFHAILRRLEHDPEAMSQLYSFVYDNPDMGEPRLTLAGIILVENPAEAIELLEPLKAGHPLAGHAEDVRTMAQLLSFETTDDTVVASRLKAAREALWASDWEETLELLIECISINKTYAGELPRRAAIAVFHHLGEQHELSKKYRPRFSMALY encoded by the coding sequence ATGACGCATCCCTTCGATTTTCAAAAAGATGTATTAATAAAAAGTACAGAAATACCGGTAGTCGTTGATTTCTGGGCTCCTTGGTGCGCCCCCTGTCGGATTCTGGGACCGGTAATTGAAGAACTTGCCGCAGAAGCCAACGGGCGCTGGGAACTGGTTAAATTAAATACCGAAGAACAACAACAGGTCGCTCAGCAATACAACATCAAAAGCATTCCCAATGTCAAGATGTTTTTCGAAGGAAAAGTTGTCGCCGAGTTTTCGGGGGCTCTTCCCAAATACCAGATTGAAAAATGGCTGTCCCGCCATTTACCTGACCCCCGCACCCGAACCTTCCACGCGATCCTTCGCAGATTGGAACACGATCCGGAAGCCATGTCTCAGCTCTATTCCTTTGTCTATGACAACCCGGATATGGGAGAGCCCCGGCTGACACTGGCAGGGATTATCCTTGTTGAAAACCCCGCAGAAGCGATCGAACTGCTTGAACCTCTCAAAGCGGGACATCCGTTGGCAGGTCATGCCGAAGATGTACGGACCATGGCTCAGTTACTAAGTTTTGAAACGACCGATGACACGGTCGTGGCTTCCAGACTCAAAGCCGCCAGAGAAGCGCTCTGGGCATCTGACTGGGAGGAAACACTCGAACTGCTGATTGAGTGTATTTCCATAAATAAAACATACGCTGGTGAGCTCCCAAGAAGAGCTGCCATCGCTGTTTTTCACCATCTGGGAGAACAACACGAATTATCCAAAAAATATCGCCCAAGATTCAGTATGGCGCTCTACTAA
- the fbaA gene encoding class II fructose-bisphosphate aldolase, translated as MSTKLKFRPGVLHGDEVQELLNYANEKNFALPAVNVVGTNTVNAVLEAAKEVNSPVMIQFSNGGAAFFAGKGLSNAGEKAAIAGAISGAHHVHLMAEAYGVTVILHTDHAAKKLLPWVDGMLDAGEKHFEQYGRPLYSSHMLDLSEEPIHENLEISSEYFKRMAAIGMTLEIELGVTGGEEDGVDNSDVDSSRLYTQPEEVSLAYETLKAISDRFTIAAAFGNVHGVYKPGNVQLRPIILKNSQDFVQKKFGTGPNPINFVFHGGSGSSREEIREAIEYGAVKMNIDTDTQWAYWDGIRAYEAKNRGYLQGQIGNPEGADKPNKKFYDPRVWLREGEKTLVKRLHHAFEDLNAINVQG; from the coding sequence ATGAGTACTAAACTAAAATTCCGGCCTGGCGTTCTGCACGGAGATGAAGTGCAGGAACTGCTCAACTATGCCAACGAAAAGAATTTTGCACTTCCCGCTGTAAACGTAGTGGGAACGAACACGGTAAACGCGGTTCTGGAAGCTGCCAAGGAAGTAAACTCTCCGGTAATGATCCAGTTTTCAAATGGTGGTGCGGCTTTTTTTGCAGGTAAAGGACTTTCCAATGCAGGCGAAAAAGCAGCAATAGCCGGCGCTATCTCCGGAGCACACCATGTTCACCTCATGGCAGAAGCTTACGGAGTTACCGTGATTCTTCACACCGACCACGCAGCAAAAAAACTTCTTCCCTGGGTAGATGGCATGCTGGATGCAGGTGAAAAACATTTTGAACAATACGGTCGCCCGCTCTATAGCTCGCATATGCTCGACCTTTCAGAAGAGCCGATCCACGAGAACCTCGAAATCTCTTCAGAGTACTTTAAAAGAATGGCGGCTATCGGTATGACCCTCGAAATCGAACTGGGGGTAACCGGTGGTGAAGAAGATGGGGTTGACAATTCCGATGTTGACAGCTCACGTCTTTATACCCAGCCTGAAGAAGTGTCTCTCGCTTACGAAACATTAAAAGCTATTTCTGATCGCTTTACCATTGCTGCTGCTTTCGGTAATGTGCATGGTGTATATAAGCCAGGTAATGTTCAGCTTCGCCCGATTATCCTGAAAAACTCACAGGATTTTGTTCAGAAAAAATTTGGTACCGGCCCCAATCCCATCAATTTCGTTTTCCATGGCGGCTCAGGATCTTCCCGCGAAGAAATCCGCGAAGCAATTGAATACGGTGCAGTAAAAATGAATATTGATACCGATACGCAATGGGCATACTGGGATGGTATCCGCGCTTACGAAGCCAAAAATCGCGGCTATCTCCAGGGACAAATCGGAAACCCTGAAGGAGCAGATAAACCAAACAAGAAGTTTTACGACCCGCGCGTATGGTTACGTGAAGGAGAAAAAACGCTGGTAAAACGCCTCCATCATGCATTCGAAGACCTTAATGCAATCAATGTTCAGGGATAG
- a CDS encoding polyprenol monophosphomannose synthase, with product MGEQIVIVPTYNERENIESLIRKVLQMLPEAHILIIEDNSPDGTADIIKTLQQDPDFGSRIFMEQRAGKQGLGTAYIHGFQWALKNGYEFIFEMDADFSHNPKELPVLLAACKDEGNDLAIGSRYVNGVNVVNWPIGRVLMSYYASAYVRFVTGMSIRDTTAGFKCYRRAVLEKVLERPVRFAGYAFQIEMKFRAWKYGFKIKEVPIIFRDRTMGESKMTRGIFKEAVLGVIKMKISSWFVKWN from the coding sequence ATGGGTGAGCAAATAGTTATTGTCCCGACGTACAACGAACGGGAAAATATTGAAAGCCTGATCCGCAAGGTTCTTCAGATGCTGCCAGAGGCGCATATTCTCATTATTGAAGACAACTCGCCCGACGGAACTGCCGACATCATCAAAACCCTTCAGCAAGATCCGGACTTTGGCTCCAGGATATTTATGGAGCAACGTGCGGGAAAACAGGGTCTTGGCACGGCATATATCCACGGGTTTCAGTGGGCATTAAAAAATGGCTATGAATTCATTTTTGAAATGGATGCCGATTTTAGCCACAACCCCAAAGAGCTCCCGGTCCTGCTTGCGGCATGTAAAGATGAAGGCAATGACCTGGCTATTGGCTCCCGGTATGTAAATGGGGTGAATGTCGTAAACTGGCCCATTGGCCGTGTTTTGATGAGCTACTATGCCAGTGCATATGTGAGGTTTGTGACAGGTATGTCCATCAGGGATACGACTGCAGGTTTTAAATGCTATCGGAGGGCTGTGCTGGAAAAAGTGCTGGAAAGACCTGTCAGGTTTGCCGGGTATGCCTTCCAGATAGAGATGAAGTTCCGGGCATGGAAATATGGCTTTAAAATTAAGGAGGTGCCCATCATTTTCAGAGACCGCACCATGGGCGAATCCAAAATGACAAGAGGAATCTTTAAGGAGGCTGTTCTTGGAGTAATCAAAATGAAAATTTCTTCGTGGTTTGTAAAATGGAACTAA
- a CDS encoding SDR family oxidoreductase: MAKKLLEGKKGIIFGALDELSIAWKVAEKAHEEGAQFVLTNAPVALRMGTINQLAEKTGAQVVGADATNMEDIAKLLDVASEQFGKIDFVLHSIGMSPNVRKKREYTNLNYEWLVKTYDISAMSFHRIIQSLYQRDLMNDWGSILALSYVAAQRTFSEYNDMAEAKALLESIARSFGYHYGIKRKVRINTISQSPTPTTAGTGVAGFDKMLTYGEKMSPLGNASADECADYCIMMFSDYTRKVTMQNLFHDGGFSSVGISTDILNELT, from the coding sequence ATGGCAAAAAAACTACTTGAAGGGAAAAAAGGAATCATTTTTGGCGCGTTGGATGAGCTTTCTATCGCATGGAAAGTGGCTGAAAAAGCGCACGAAGAAGGCGCACAGTTTGTCCTCACCAATGCGCCTGTGGCTTTGCGTATGGGTACAATCAACCAACTGGCCGAAAAAACCGGCGCTCAGGTTGTGGGGGCTGATGCCACCAACATGGAGGATATTGCCAAATTGCTGGATGTGGCTTCCGAACAGTTTGGGAAAATCGACTTCGTCCTTCATTCTATCGGTATGTCACCCAACGTGCGCAAAAAACGTGAATATACCAATCTGAACTACGAATGGCTGGTCAAAACCTATGACATCTCTGCGATGTCCTTTCACCGTATTATTCAGTCGTTGTATCAGCGCGACCTGATGAACGACTGGGGGTCTATTCTGGCCCTGAGTTATGTCGCCGCACAACGTACTTTCAGCGAATACAATGATATGGCAGAAGCCAAAGCCCTGCTTGAATCTATTGCGCGCAGTTTTGGCTACCACTATGGTATCAAGCGTAAAGTAAGGATTAATACCATTTCTCAGTCTCCTACACCCACTACTGCCGGAACCGGGGTAGCAGGCTTTGATAAAATGCTTACCTATGGTGAAAAAATGTCTCCGCTGGGCAATGCATCCGCTGATGAATGTGCAGATTACTGTATCATGATGTTTTCCGACTATACCCGGAAAGTGACGATGCAGAATCTCTTCCACGATGGGGGATTCTCCAGTGTAGGAATTTCAACAGATATTCTTAACGAACTTACCTAG
- a CDS encoding amidohydrolase family protein, with amino-acid sequence MAEAKPSGCLRTVLILVILFTSISTAAFYILLRANLYTPEKDKAEAVFFHNIEVFDGEKVLGSTHVSVKDGVIDCLGKDCKPGEGAKVIDGKGKSLIPGLIDLHIHFYAPSKENRELSSFRQLFDYIRQRPDVRKNLHAAGVTSVRSVGDIAGNILKLREQIQNGDLSGPEVYCAGPLFTAPDGHPAGTIYKGNAYLVENGTRQVNDTATARAEVVALANMGVNGIKAVYDDVGGKFPKLDSTVLKTIIAAAHENNLWVTVHTGTARDVAEVTAWGTDAIEHGTGEALPDDIIQLMAEKRVLYVPTLSVIEAQGVLNDQPWRMRNLPRLDSAGVLIGAGTDTQGNMAFGESLHRELELLVEAGLTPEHALRTATFYAAVSLKADHEKGLISVGKKADLILVNGRPTAQIKDIRNIEAVWQNGIQVK; translated from the coding sequence ATGGCTGAGGCAAAACCTTCAGGCTGTCTTCGTACCGTATTGATACTGGTCATTTTGTTTACCAGTATCAGTACGGCTGCTTTTTATATTTTACTCAGAGCCAATCTGTACACGCCTGAAAAAGACAAGGCAGAGGCTGTGTTTTTTCACAATATAGAAGTGTTTGACGGCGAAAAAGTGCTGGGTTCAACCCACGTCTCTGTAAAAGACGGGGTAATTGACTGCCTCGGTAAAGACTGTAAACCAGGTGAAGGTGCGAAAGTCATTGATGGAAAAGGCAAAAGCCTGATTCCCGGACTGATCGATTTGCACATTCATTTTTACGCACCTTCCAAAGAAAACCGCGAACTTTCCTCATTCCGCCAACTGTTTGACTATATCCGCCAGCGACCAGATGTGAGAAAAAATCTGCATGCCGCCGGCGTCACTTCGGTTCGGTCTGTCGGTGATATTGCTGGCAATATTCTCAAACTCCGGGAGCAGATTCAGAATGGCGATCTCTCCGGCCCGGAAGTGTATTGCGCGGGTCCATTATTTACGGCGCCAGACGGACATCCTGCCGGCACGATTTACAAAGGCAATGCTTACCTCGTGGAAAATGGAACCCGTCAGGTAAACGATACTGCAACTGCCCGCGCAGAAGTGGTAGCACTGGCAAATATGGGCGTAAATGGCATTAAAGCCGTATATGACGATGTGGGCGGAAAATTTCCCAAACTAGATTCGACTGTACTGAAGACAATTATTGCGGCGGCCCATGAAAATAACCTCTGGGTAACCGTGCATACCGGAACCGCCCGTGATGTGGCCGAAGTAACTGCCTGGGGGACAGATGCCATTGAACACGGCACAGGCGAAGCGTTGCCCGATGACATTATCCAATTAATGGCTGAGAAGCGAGTGCTTTATGTACCGACACTTTCGGTCATAGAAGCACAAGGTGTATTAAATGATCAGCCCTGGCGAATGCGTAATTTGCCCAGACTTGATTCTGCCGGAGTATTGATTGGTGCGGGAACAGATACGCAGGGAAATATGGCCTTTGGCGAAAGTCTTCACCGGGAACTTGAGCTACTGGTTGAGGCAGGTCTTACTCCCGAACACGCTTTGCGCACGGCAACATTCTACGCTGCTGTGTCCCTGAAGGCCGATCACGAAAAAGGACTGATCAGCGTTGGGAAAAAAGCGGATCTTATATTGGTCAATGGCAGACCCACCGCACAGATAAAAGATATCAGAAATATCGAAGCCGTATGGCAGAATGGAATTCAGGTGAAGTAG